From one Brachypodium distachyon strain Bd21 chromosome 4, Brachypodium_distachyon_v3.0, whole genome shotgun sequence genomic stretch:
- the LOC104585110 gene encoding uncharacterized protein LOC104585110, whose protein sequence is MSTITKREFDELAQHGGNYLAWATDVEIWLEGKQLLSPIGLGGKGAPAATSAENAQALHFLRHRLCATLKIEYMAERSALALWTALKRWFERLKYSTQPQAEAEWARLSFVDFRSVGEYNSALHQICTCLQLCGVTVTDSQKIEKALSSFHSDAIQSSQSYRQANYKEYSELIDILQVAEAHDEVLKKNFVVQALGASVRPEVQANAFKIRKPLKKKRGKRGKKAGKDKKEAKVPKGPQVCFRCSGKSHYSRKCRAPQHVADAYKERKAHEANLTIYGGGGSVAPQVAPP, encoded by the coding sequence ATGTCGACAATCACCAAGCGCGAGTTTGACGAACTTGCACAGCATGGTGGTAACTACCTTGCATGGGCAACTGATGTGGAAATCTGGCTCGAGGGTAAACAACTCTTGAGCCCGATTGGCCTGGGTGGCAAAGGTGCCCCTGCCGCCACGTCGGCTGAGAATGCCCAGGCTTTGCACTTCCTACGCCACCGCCTCTGCGCCACACTCAAGATTGAGTACATGGCTGAGCGGAGTGCCTTAGCCTTATGGACCGCCCTCAAACGATGGTTCGAAAGACTGAAGTACTCCACCCAGCCCCAGGCAGAGGCGGAATGGGCCCGGTTGAGTTTTGTGGATTTCCGGTCCGTTGGTGAGTACAACTCGGCTTTACACCAAATTTGTACTTGTCTTCAGCTATGCGGTGTTACAGTCACCGATAGCCAGAAGATTGAGAAAGCTCTCTCAAGCTTTCATTCGGATGCCATACAGTCCTCCCAGAGCTACCGGCAGGCGAACTACAAGGAATATTCTGAGCTGATCGACATCCTCCAAGTGGCTGAGGCGCATGACGAGGTTCTAAAAAAGAACTTTGTCGTGCAAGCACTGGGGGCTAGTGTGCGCCCAGAAGTGCAGGCCAACGCTTTCAAAATCCGCAAGCCcctcaagaagaagaggggcaaGAGGGGCAAGAAGGCAGGAAAGGACAAGAAGGAGGCCAAGGTGCCAAAGGGGCCCCAAGTGTGTTTCAGGTGCAGCGGGAAGTCTCATTATTCCCGCAAATGTCGCGCACCTCAGCACGTAGCGGATGCTTATAAGGAGAGGAAAGCACATGAGGCCAACCTCACCATCTATGGAGGGGGAGGATCTGTGGCGCCCCAAGTGGCGCCGCCATAG